One genomic segment of [Pasteurella] aerogenes includes these proteins:
- a CDS encoding Creatinase: MNMLDIIQIKNGSKVKGTFSPEEMQRRLTTLRQVMQSKNLDAVILTSYHNVNYFSDYLYCAFGRSFALVVTAERSVTVTANIDGGLGYRRSFGDNVIYTDWKRDNYYKAIQSILPQGIWRIGYEADHLNLQSFSNLQQFYPQSEFVDVAAELMRYRMIKSTEEIELIRNGARIADIGGYACRAAIAENVPEYEVAIASTDAMIREIAKTYPHVELRDTWTWFQSGINTDGAHNAVTSRAIQSGDVLSLNCFPMIAGYYTALERTLFMNYCTDEQLKVWEVNTAVYRKGIELIKPGIRCCDIASELNEIYAAHGLLQYRTFGYGHSFGVLSHYYGREAGLELREDIETVLKPGMVISMEPMLMLPEGLPGEGAYREHDILVVTEEGNENITGFPVGPEFNIIKG; the protein is encoded by the coding sequence ATGAATATGCTTGATATCATTCAAATTAAAAACGGAAGTAAAGTGAAAGGTACGTTTTCGCCGGAAGAAATGCAACGTCGCTTAACTACGTTGCGTCAAGTCATGCAAAGTAAAAATCTTGATGCTGTCATTTTAACTTCTTATCACAACGTTAATTATTTCAGTGATTATTTATATTGTGCTTTCGGGCGATCGTTTGCATTAGTCGTTACCGCAGAACGCTCGGTTACCGTGACAGCCAATATTGATGGAGGTCTGGGATATCGTCGCAGTTTTGGTGATAATGTTATTTATACCGATTGGAAGCGAGATAATTATTATAAAGCAATTCAATCTATTTTACCGCAAGGTATTTGGCGTATCGGCTATGAAGCAGATCATTTGAATTTGCAGTCATTTTCCAATTTGCAACAATTTTATCCACAAAGTGAATTTGTTGATGTTGCTGCAGAGTTAATGCGTTACCGAATGATTAAATCCACTGAAGAAATCGAACTTATCCGTAATGGTGCCAGAATTGCTGATATTGGTGGCTACGCCTGCCGAGCAGCGATTGCAGAGAATGTACCGGAATATGAAGTTGCAATAGCGTCAACCGACGCGATGATTCGAGAAATTGCAAAAACTTATCCACATGTTGAATTACGGGATACTTGGACTTGGTTTCAATCTGGAATCAATACAGATGGGGCGCATAATGCGGTGACTAGCAGAGCAATTCAGTCTGGTGATGTACTAAGCTTAAACTGTTTTCCGATGATTGCTGGGTATTATACTGCTCTTGAACGAACACTATTTATGAATTATTGTACCGATGAGCAGCTTAAAGTGTGGGAAGTAAATACAGCGGTTTATCGTAAAGGGATTGAGTTGATTAAACCAGGTATTCGCTGTTGTGACATCGCAAGTGAACTAAATGAAATTTATGCAGCGCATGGGTTGTTGCAGTATCGTACTTTCGGTTACGGTCATTCTTTCGGTGTATTAAGCCATTATTATGGGCGCGAAGCTGGCTTAGAATTACGTGAAGACATTGAAACAGTTTTGAAACCCGGAATGGTTATTTCAATGGAACCTATGTTGATGTTGCCGGAAGGTTTACCGGGAGAAGGTGCATACCGTGAACATGATATTTTAGTTGTCACCGAAGAAGGGAATGAAAATATTACCGGCTTTCCTGTCGGACCAGAGTTTAATATTATTAAAGGATAA
- the yddG gene encoding Aromatic amino acid exporter YddG translates to MQNSRSLKAIFFAVLTILMWSSLATLMVSINHLPSLLTVGIILIIASFPFLRFWQEWKLPYSVWIKAVIGLFGYHYLLFDAFTRAPAMAVNMIQYLWPLFIVLGTPLFLPSQLNRGHILGGILAFLGVVITLSQQSYDGSHAGWLGYLEAFCAALLWAYYTLSNAKVTSMPSSAIAGFCLLSGVLAVTVFFVLGGNVSTLTLSWQDTIVIALLGLGPMGLSFYSWDYAIRHGDPRFIGVLSYFTPLLSMVMMAFYFPNITLTWWHLLSLGLIISGVFLGKLFSK, encoded by the coding sequence ATGCAGAACAGCAGATCTTTAAAAGCTATTTTCTTCGCTGTTCTGACAATTTTAATGTGGTCATCATTGGCCACATTAATGGTCAGTATCAATCATCTTCCCTCCTTACTTACTGTCGGTATTATTCTTATTATTGCCTCTTTTCCGTTTCTGCGTTTTTGGCAGGAATGGAAATTGCCATATTCTGTATGGATTAAGGCTGTGATTGGTTTGTTCGGATATCATTATTTATTATTTGATGCCTTTACTCGTGCTCCAGCGATGGCGGTTAATATGATTCAATATTTATGGCCGCTATTTATTGTATTGGGTACGCCACTTTTTTTACCTAGTCAATTAAACCGGGGACACATACTGGGGGGCATTTTAGCTTTTTTAGGGGTAGTAATTACACTAAGCCAACAAAGTTATGATGGAAGTCATGCGGGTTGGTTAGGCTATTTGGAGGCTTTTTGTGCAGCTCTTTTATGGGCGTATTATACCCTATCAAATGCTAAAGTGACGTCAATGCCTTCATCGGCTATTGCTGGTTTTTGTTTACTTTCCGGTGTATTGGCGGTTACTGTTTTCTTTGTATTGGGTGGAAATGTATCAACCCTAACCTTATCATGGCAAGATACTATAGTGATTGCTTTACTTGGTTTGGGGCCTATGGGCTTGAGTTTTTATTCTTGGGATTATGCAATTCGTCACGGAGATCCACGTTTTATTGGCGTATTGAGTTATTTTACACCGTTGCTTTCAATGGTTATGATGGCATTTTATTTTCCAAACATTACATTAACATGGTGGCATTTACTTTCATTGGGGCTTATCATCAGTGGTGTATTTTTAGGAAAATTATTTTCCAAGTAA
- the artP_4 gene encoding arginine transport ATP-binding protein ArtP — MRTKPIIELVNLKKSYGSTEVLKGINLSVNKGEVVCIIGGSGSGKSTMLRCINFLEKYNAGEVIVNGRLIGYGADDLGNYIELPPHIIQKDLHDVCMVFQQFNLWPHYTVLENVYKPLVITKKASLETAKATALKMLEKVGMAHKQESYPSQLSGGQQQRVAIARALATEPKIMLFDEPTSALDPELVGEVLKVMKALAEEGMTMLIVTHEMGFAANVADRIIFLANGIIEEQGPPEVLFQHPQSEKLVQFLSAWNDRN, encoded by the coding sequence ATGCGTACCAAACCTATTATTGAATTAGTAAATTTGAAAAAAAGTTATGGTTCTACTGAAGTATTAAAAGGCATCAACCTCTCCGTTAATAAAGGGGAGGTCGTTTGTATCATTGGCGGTTCCGGCTCCGGTAAAAGTACCATGTTACGTTGCATCAATTTCCTAGAAAAATACAATGCAGGTGAAGTCATTGTTAACGGACGCCTTATCGGTTATGGTGCTGATGATCTCGGCAATTATATTGAGCTTCCACCTCACATCATCCAAAAAGATCTGCATGATGTCTGTATGGTATTCCAACAATTTAACTTATGGCCACATTATACTGTGTTAGAAAACGTCTATAAACCGTTGGTCATCACCAAAAAGGCCTCATTAGAAACAGCAAAAGCAACTGCATTAAAAATGTTAGAAAAAGTTGGTATGGCACACAAGCAAGAGTCCTATCCCTCTCAATTATCCGGCGGACAACAACAACGTGTTGCTATCGCTCGAGCACTAGCCACCGAGCCTAAAATTATGCTATTTGACGAACCAACTTCAGCTCTTGATCCAGAATTGGTTGGTGAAGTATTAAAAGTGATGAAGGCATTAGCAGAAGAAGGAATGACAATGCTAATTGTTACGCATGAAATGGGGTTTGCCGCCAACGTCGCAGACCGAATTATTTTTCTGGCCAACGGTATTATTGAAGAACAAGGCCCACCAGAGGTTTTATTTCAACATCCTCAATCGGAAAAATTAGTTCAGTTTCTTAGTGCTTGGAACGATCGCAATTAA
- the artQ_3 gene encoding arginine ABC transporter permease protein ArtQ → MIADYLPLFLSGLQYTLLVCLSAVFLGIFLGGGLYFISTLNLGICRLFYRTYVLIFRGTPLLVQVYLVFYGGPLLGLTLNATQVGILGLGLYASAYFAEIYRIGFHNIPKGQIESAVDIGLSKSQILWHIQIPQIINLILPPMTNQFIILVKESAILSIITVPELMTAATKMATETFKVTEPYLLLALSYWLITFSIGKLGSWLEKKTAYYLVRS, encoded by the coding sequence ATGATTGCTGATTATCTTCCCTTGTTTTTATCAGGATTACAATACACATTGTTAGTATGTTTAAGTGCTGTGTTTTTAGGTATTTTTTTAGGTGGCGGGCTATATTTTATTTCGACATTAAATCTAGGAATCTGTCGTCTCTTTTACCGCACTTATGTACTCATTTTCCGCGGTACACCACTATTAGTTCAAGTGTACTTAGTATTTTATGGTGGTCCTTTACTGGGATTAACCCTTAACGCTACGCAAGTAGGGATCTTAGGTTTGGGCTTATATGCCTCGGCTTATTTTGCTGAAATCTATCGTATCGGATTTCACAATATCCCCAAAGGACAAATTGAAAGTGCGGTAGATATCGGTTTATCAAAAAGTCAAATTCTGTGGCATATCCAAATACCACAGATTATCAATTTGATTTTACCACCGATGACTAACCAGTTTATTATTTTAGTTAAAGAATCTGCTATTTTGTCAATTATTACTGTACCAGAATTAATGACAGCCGCGACTAAAATGGCAACAGAAACCTTTAAAGTCACGGAACCTTATTTACTGTTGGCGCTATCTTATTGGTTAATCACGTTTTCCATCGGCAAACTAGGAAGTTGGTTAGAGAAGAAAACCGCTTATTATTTGGTTCGATCCTAA
- the artM_2 gene encoding arginine ABC transporter permease protein ArtM has translation MFDITILFKYIQPLLEGLWTTAWISFLSIFIGFCFGLYLYILGKSTNNIIKNTARIYISFFRGTPLLVQLVIVFYFLPQLHIDIPPIFAAIITLSMNTAAFQAEILRGGFNAIPKGQDESCWVLGLSAMQCFFYVKLPQVIKTTIPALVNESIDIIKNSSLISTIAVMDLMRIVQTYSSTTYRPLEFFVAAGILYLILTSIVNIFGAYIEKKLKVY, from the coding sequence ATGTTTGACATCACCATTTTGTTCAAATATATCCAACCTTTGCTGGAAGGATTATGGACAACGGCATGGATTTCCTTTTTATCTATTTTTATCGGTTTTTGCTTTGGGCTTTATCTTTATATCTTGGGCAAATCAACCAATAACATTATTAAAAATACTGCGCGCATTTATATCAGTTTTTTTCGTGGTACACCGCTTTTGGTGCAATTGGTCATTGTTTTTTACTTTTTACCACAATTACACATTGATATTCCGCCCATTTTCGCTGCGATCATTACCTTGAGTATGAATACTGCAGCTTTCCAAGCGGAAATTCTACGAGGTGGATTTAATGCCATACCTAAAGGTCAGGATGAAAGCTGCTGGGTCCTAGGATTAAGTGCAATGCAATGTTTTTTTTATGTCAAATTACCACAGGTGATTAAAACGACAATACCAGCACTGGTGAACGAATCTATCGATATTATTAAGAATTCCTCTCTAATTTCAACAATTGCTGTGATGGATTTAATGCGCATTGTACAAACGTATTCTTCCACAACCTACCGCCCACTGGAGTTTTTTGTGGCGGCAGGAATACTGTATCTTATTTTAACTTCGATAGTGAATATTTTCGGTGCCTATATTGAGAAGAAACTGAAAGTATATTGA
- the speB gene encoding agmatinase: MSNQYEHGKLDLPFVGHCSFAKKPIVTDWENLSADFAILGVPYDMGCQYRSGARFGPRGIRQASTLFSFGHSGAYDYEKDILFLVNDKVSIVDVGDVDIIHTDSTTSLKNAELAVRSLLKQGVIPVVLGGDHAVTGAIIAAYDLYDDVHVLQIDAHLDFVNERHGVRYGHGNCMRRASEMAHISGLTQVGIRNVSSSNQQDYYDAQQAGSHIFSVRQYRKWGLDTILETIPSGKKLYVTIDIDSFDPSIAPGTGTPSHGGFTYYEVLELLEAVCQRNHIVGVDLCEVAPAYDPTEVTSTLAAQLLLNFMGYIHQYKCAI; encoded by the coding sequence ATGTCTAACCAATATGAACATGGAAAACTTGATTTACCTTTTGTCGGCCACTGTAGTTTTGCTAAAAAACCTATTGTTACGGATTGGGAAAATTTATCTGCTGATTTTGCTATTCTTGGTGTCCCTTACGATATGGGATGCCAATATCGCTCAGGGGCCCGTTTCGGGCCTCGTGGTATCCGTCAAGCTTCAACACTCTTTTCTTTCGGTCATAGCGGCGCCTATGATTACGAAAAAGATATTCTTTTTTTAGTCAATGACAAAGTATCCATTGTTGATGTTGGGGATGTAGATATTATCCATACTGACTCAACAACCAGTTTAAAAAATGCGGAACTTGCTGTACGTAGCCTTTTAAAACAAGGCGTAATCCCAGTCGTGTTAGGTGGTGATCACGCTGTCACCGGTGCCATCATTGCAGCCTATGACCTCTATGATGATGTACATGTATTACAAATTGATGCTCATTTGGATTTTGTTAACGAACGACATGGAGTGCGTTACGGGCACGGAAACTGTATGCGTCGTGCGAGTGAAATGGCACATATCAGCGGACTAACGCAAGTAGGCATCCGCAATGTATCCTCATCTAATCAACAAGATTATTATGATGCTCAACAAGCTGGTTCGCACATTTTTTCGGTTCGCCAATATCGTAAATGGGGATTAGACACAATCTTAGAGACTATTCCTAGTGGCAAAAAACTCTATGTGACGATCGATATCGATAGCTTTGATCCATCAATAGCACCGGGAACGGGAACGCCTAGTCACGGTGGATTTACATACTATGAAGTACTTGAATTATTAGAAGCAGTTTGCCAACGAAATCATATTGTCGGTGTCGATCTTTGTGAGGTAGCTCCTGCTTATGACCCTACAGAAGTCACTTCGACACTGGCAGCACAACTTTTATTAAACTTTATGGGTTATATTCATCAGTATAAATGTGCGATATAG